A single window of Actinoallomurus bryophytorum DNA harbors:
- a CDS encoding recombinase family protein has translation MATVRSILANPRYTGRQVWNR, from the coding sequence CTGGCCACCGTACGGTCGATTCTGGCTAACCCTCGCTACACCGGCCGGCAAGTGTGGAACCGATAG
- a CDS encoding DUF2637 domain-containing protein: MAEAQSGSTDRAIRWMTTLSVIVLAVIAAIVSYKHMYLLVRRYGETSWTATLFPISVDGMIAVSSMTLLLDSRHGRHSGLLPWTLLIIGSAASLAANVAVAEPSAIGRLIAGWPSCALIGSYELLMRQIRHTSTRETKAESIGSYVPQTTSEVAHADSEESHTSAGPTMAPSYEPLTRPPCSPDNPEKSHTDGVFNLIGSSDGSRRRAVDGALIRHSLPRRGGRGDPRIQQQAWQWATANRTPEGNLPPGKAIASQFGRSERWGRLVKQAGLAGGL; the protein is encoded by the coding sequence ATGGCGGAAGCACAGTCCGGTAGTACGGATCGGGCGATCAGGTGGATGACGACACTCAGTGTGATCGTGCTGGCAGTCATTGCGGCGATTGTGTCGTACAAACACATGTATCTACTGGTCAGGCGGTACGGAGAAACCTCGTGGACCGCTACGCTGTTCCCGATCTCGGTCGATGGAATGATCGCCGTTTCATCGATGACGCTGCTGTTGGACTCCCGCCACGGCAGGCACAGTGGCCTGCTTCCCTGGACGCTGCTCATCATCGGCAGTGCCGCCAGCCTGGCCGCCAACGTCGCCGTCGCCGAGCCCTCGGCCATCGGCCGGCTGATCGCCGGATGGCCAAGCTGCGCTCTCATCGGCTCCTATGAACTGCTGATGAGGCAGATTAGGCACACCAGCACGCGGGAAACCAAAGCCGAGAGCATCGGCTCATACGTGCCTCAGACGACGTCGGAGGTGGCTCATGCGGACTCTGAGGAATCTCATACGTCTGCAGGCCCGACGATGGCACCGTCATATGAACCTCTTACCAGACCGCCATGCTCGCCAGACAACCCAGAGAAATCTCACACGGACGGCGTCTTCAACCTCATAGGTTCTTCAGACGGATCCCGTCGCCGTGCAGTTGATGGAGCCCTGATACGGCATTCGCTGCCGAGAAGAGGCGGCCGGGGAGATCCGAGAATCCAGCAGCAGGCATGGCAATGGGCTACGGCCAACCGCACACCCGAAGGGAACCTTCCGCCAGGAAAGGCGATAGCCAGCCAGTTCGGGCGCAGTGAACGTTGGGGACGGCTGGTCAAGCAAGCCGGCCTCGCAGGAGGGCTCTAG
- a CDS encoding zinc ribbon domain-containing protein, whose protein sequence is MIDPANTGLGHRQVQRRNLPDGWAISARPAHPGLVSEADFIAVQHIHAPRGSPDPNRSYLLAGLLRCGVCGRRMESCWANNRAAYRCRHGHTSAAKTDPDRPKNLYIREDSVLRHLKSLWVRLFEPEPAPSTAEVVNHLRAQEITLTYDRQSRTL, encoded by the coding sequence TTGATCGATCCGGCGAACACCGGGCTTGGGCATCGGCAGGTGCAGCGGCGGAACCTGCCCGATGGCTGGGCCATCTCCGCCCGGCCCGCGCATCCGGGGTTGGTCAGCGAGGCCGACTTCATCGCGGTTCAACACATCCACGCTCCACGCGGTAGCCCCGATCCGAATCGGTCATACCTACTGGCCGGCCTGCTGCGCTGCGGAGTCTGCGGGCGGCGGATGGAATCGTGCTGGGCGAATAACCGGGCCGCGTACCGATGCCGCCACGGCCACACCAGTGCGGCCAAGACGGATCCGGACCGGCCTAAGAACCTCTACATCCGCGAGGACAGTGTCCTGCGACACCTGAAATCCCTCTGGGTTCGCCTGTTCGAGCCGGAGCCCGCACCAAGCACCGCTGAGGTCGTCAACCATCTGCGAGCCCAAGAGATCACCCTGACGTATGACCGCCAGAGTCGCACCCTGTGA